CGCTGAAAGCCGCCTTCACCTATCAAAACAACTCGGTGGTTGCCAGCGAATCCATCGAAAAAACGGATACCCAAACGACAGTTACTCTGGTATACACCTATTAAACGAGTATTCAGAAGCAAAGAAGCTGCGCATCCAAAACGGCTTTTAAGGTGTGCATTAAAGTTTGGATAATGATGGCGTGTCGTTTTCGAGAATAAACCCGTCAATAACGATTGTCGGGTTTATTTTAATACGCACAGAAACACGCTCCCTTATTATTAATAACGGATTTCAAAGGGTAGCGGCAGTTGACCCGTCTCGACTTCACTCCGTTCAAGTTCCTGTATCATTTTAACCTCTGCCCACCTTGGCCCCTTTTGCAACCATTTTTCAAACTCAGCCATGGCTTGTGGCGTACCTTCAGCGGCCGTTTCCACAGAACCATCGCTACAGTTTCTTACCCAGCCAGATAACTGCAACGCCACCGCTTGCTCCTGGGTATTCGCGCGAAAACTGACGCCTTGCACACGTCCCTGAATTCGGAAACATTTTCGTAGTTTGCTCATAGTAGTCTAGGGATAACGGATTAAGAGTCTAAAGTTCTGCGGGCTTCACTCAGCA
The DNA window shown above is from Alteromonadaceae bacterium 2753L.S.0a.02 and carries:
- a CDS encoding acylphosphatase, translating into MSKLRKCFRIQGRVQGVSFRANTQEQAVALQLSGWVRNCSDGSVETAAEGTPQAMAEFEKWLQKGPRWAEVKMIQELERSEVETGQLPLPFEIRY